The Scomber japonicus isolate fScoJap1 chromosome 9, fScoJap1.pri, whole genome shotgun sequence genome includes a region encoding these proteins:
- the LOC128364859 gene encoding nuclear factor 7, ovary-like gives MAEKIALVESYLNCHVCSETFRDPVSLTCSHSFCSSCLQTIWEQAEDKNCPICKKKSSKNHPPVNLTLKELADSFAGKQKAGSSETEKEEKKVEVVCSKHQEEPKMFCKDEQRAVCPVCEVSLHHGHNVVPVEQAVGDLKDQLKSDLKPLQDKRNKYKQVEKTYNEMIEHSKKQLLSTEKQIKEEFNKLHQFLKEEEESRLAALREEEEQKGKTMSREMKRIQEQISSLSDSISAVEEDLQKHNVSFLSSYKPTQTRARAQCSLSDPQLVSGALIDEAKHLGNLSFRVWEKMKEKVHFSPVILDPNTANPRLYLSDDLTSVRKGDANQQLPDNPERHTKYATVLGSEGFSAGKHSWEVEVGDHPGWYVGLAKESADRKRECPASPDYGIWCLLHRSGKYTNGSGKTVTVKKSLQRIRVQLDYDRGEVSFYNPEDNTPIYTLRDTFTEKLFPYFNLVSAGDAKTTDIKICQTL, from the coding sequence ATGGCTGAGAAAATTGCTCTTGTTGAAAGTTACCTGAATTGCCATGTGTGTTCAGAGACTTTCAGAGATCCTGTTTCTCTGACCtgtagccacagcttctgttCAAGCTGTCTACAAACAATCTGGGAACAAGCTGAAGACAAAAACTGTCCCATttgtaaaaagaaatcctcaaaGAACCATCCACCTGTGAACCTGACACTGAAGGAACTAGCTGACTCCTTTGCTGGGAAACAGAAAGCTGGATCatctgagacagaaaaagaagaaaagaaggtggaggtggtgtgtAGCAAACATCAAGAAGAGCCTAAAATGTTCTGTAAAGATGAACAgagagctgtgtgtcctgtctgTGAGGTTTCTCTCCACCACGGTCACAATGTGGTTCCTGTAGAACAAGCAGTCGGTGACCTGAAGGACCAGCTGAAATCTGACTTAAAGCCTCTACAGGACAAGaggaacaaatacaaacaagtggagaaaacatacaatgaaatgattgaaCACTCCAAGAAGCAGCTGTTGTCCACAGAGAAGCAGATCAAAGAAGAGTTCAACAAGCTCCACCAGTtcctgaaagaggaagaggagtccagactggcagctctgagggaggaagaggagcagaagggaAAGACTAtgagcagagagatgaagaggattcAGGAGcagatctcctctctgtcagacagtatctctgctgttgaagaagacctgcagaaacacaacgtGTCATTCCTCAGCAGTTATAAACCCACTCAGACCAGAGCCAGAGCCCAGTGCTCACTGTCAGATCCACAGCTGGTCTCAGGAGCGCTGATAGAtgaggccaaacacctgggcaacctgtcCTTCAGAGTCtgggagaagatgaaggagaaggtcCACTTCAGTCCTGTCATTCTGGACCCAAACACTGCAAACCCTCGTCTCTATCTGTCTGatgatctgaccagtgtgagaaaAGGAGACGCAAATCAGCAGCTccctgataatccagagagaCATACTAAATATGCCACTGTtctgggctctgagggcttcAGCGCAGGGAAACACAgctgggaggtggaggtgggagacCATCCTGGCTGGTATGTGGGTTTGGCTAAAGAGTCAGCTGACAGGAAAAGAGAGTGTCCTGCTTCACCAGATTATGGAATCTGGTGTTTACTGCATCGCAGTGGAAAATACACTAATGGTTCTGGTAAGACTGTCACAGTGAAGAAGAGtctccagaggatcagagtccAGCTGGACTATGACAGGGGGGAGGTGTCCTTCTACAACCCTGAAGACAACACTCCGATCTACACTCTCAGAGACactttcactgagaaactcttccCTTACTTTAACCTTGTGTCAGCTGGTGATGCTAAAACCACTGATATCAAAATCTGTCAAACTCTGTGA